The proteins below are encoded in one region of Shewanella algae:
- a CDS encoding dicarboxylate/amino acid:cation symporter: protein MAFTPTKKIGLTGKILIGMAAGILFGLLLRHFFPDGDLNSEQVRQDPYFIFVEDYITEGFLNVVGTIFISSLKMLVVPLVFISLVCGTSSLSEPSKLGRLGGKTLAFYLFTTAVALTLSIMAAVLLHPGHSSMPTAGNSFEAKDAPSLAEVLINIVPTNPMQAMSEGNMLQIIIFAVIFGFAISHVGDKGKRVAALFEDLNEVIMKVVTLIMHLAPYGVFALMGKLALTLGMETFSSVVAYFFVVLGVLLVHAFVTYPVLLNLLSGLNPLTFIRKMRDVQLFAFSTASSNATLPVTIETAEHRLGVDNKIASFTLPLGATINMDGTAIMQGVATVFIAQVYGIDLTITDYITVVVTATLASIGTAGVPGVGLVMLAMVLNQVGLPVDGIALIIGVDRLLDMVRTAVNVTGDTVATVVIAKSENEFNEETFNDPKAGKNNVSFHKEHHTPM, encoded by the coding sequence ATGGCATTCACTCCAACCAAGAAAATAGGCCTGACCGGCAAGATCCTTATCGGGATGGCGGCCGGTATTTTATTCGGCCTTCTTCTGAGACATTTTTTCCCCGATGGTGACCTGAACTCAGAACAAGTTCGGCAAGACCCCTACTTCATCTTTGTTGAGGATTACATCACCGAAGGTTTTCTCAACGTTGTCGGTACCATCTTTATCTCCAGCTTGAAAATGCTGGTGGTGCCATTGGTATTTATCTCTCTCGTCTGCGGTACCAGCTCACTCAGTGAGCCTTCAAAACTGGGACGCCTTGGGGGTAAAACCTTGGCTTTCTATCTGTTTACCACAGCCGTTGCCCTGACACTGTCGATTATGGCGGCGGTATTGCTGCATCCTGGACATAGCAGTATGCCTACCGCAGGTAACAGCTTTGAGGCCAAAGATGCCCCCAGCCTGGCAGAAGTGTTGATCAATATAGTGCCCACCAATCCGATGCAGGCGATGAGCGAAGGCAATATGCTGCAGATCATCATCTTTGCCGTGATCTTTGGTTTCGCCATCTCTCATGTGGGCGACAAGGGCAAGCGGGTTGCCGCCCTGTTTGAGGACCTCAATGAGGTGATCATGAAGGTGGTAACCCTGATCATGCATCTGGCCCCCTATGGCGTATTTGCCCTTATGGGTAAACTGGCATTGACTCTCGGTATGGAGACCTTCAGCAGCGTAGTCGCTTACTTCTTTGTGGTACTGGGCGTACTGCTGGTGCATGCCTTTGTCACCTACCCAGTGCTGCTTAATCTGCTGTCAGGGCTAAATCCCCTCACCTTTATCCGTAAAATGCGCGACGTGCAGCTATTTGCCTTCAGTACCGCCAGTTCCAACGCTACCCTGCCGGTCACTATAGAAACGGCCGAGCATCGCCTGGGCGTAGATAATAAGATAGCCTCGTTCACCTTACCCTTGGGCGCGACCATCAACATGGACGGCACCGCCATCATGCAGGGTGTGGCGACTGTGTTTATCGCTCAGGTTTACGGTATCGACCTGACGATTACCGACTATATCACTGTGGTTGTCACGGCCACCCTGGCCTCTATCGGTACAGCCGGGGTACCCGGAGTGGGTCTGGTGATGCTGGCCATGGTACTCAATCAAGTGGGCCTGCCGGTAGATGGTATAGCACTGATTATCGGCGTAGACAGATTGCTGGATATGGTGCGCACCGCGGTTAACGTCACAGGTGATACAGTCGCAACCGTGGTGATTGCCAAGTCGGAAAATGAGTTCAATGAAGAGACCTTCAATGACCCTAAAGCCGGCAAAAACAATGTCAGCTTTCACAAGGAACACCACACTCCCATGTAA
- a CDS encoding inosine/guanosine kinase, which translates to MKFPGQRKSKHYFPVKTRDPLLAQLTQQPQPFSTWISGIDQTLVDIEAKVEDELLQRYGLPKGNSTLIDDASAHQLYHELKSRELVSDEFAGGTIGNTIHNYSILADDRSVLFGVMSKNIEVGSYAYRYLCNTSSKVDLNYLQPVEGPIGRCFTLISDGGERTFAISKGSMDKLSPEFIDKEVIQGSSALVLTAYLMRASDGDQIGEAALTAIRYAQEAEVPVVLTLGTRFLIAEDPKWWQEFIRQHVTVLAMNEDEGEALTGFADPLLASEAALEWCDMVLTTAGASGLYTAGYTNDAEKRETAHTLLPGAIPEFNRYEFSRPKLKKDCDKPIKVYAHISPYMGGPEKIHNTNGAGDGALSALLHDLAANTFHKTNVPGSSKHKRDGLCYSSFSQICKYANRVAYEVLAQHSPRLSRGLPEREDSLEEAYWER; encoded by the coding sequence AATCCAAACACTATTTCCCGGTCAAAACCCGTGATCCTCTGCTGGCGCAGTTGACTCAACAGCCGCAACCTTTCAGTACCTGGATTTCAGGTATAGATCAAACTCTGGTGGATATCGAAGCCAAGGTCGAAGATGAACTGCTGCAGCGTTACGGCTTACCCAAAGGCAACTCGACTCTGATTGATGATGCCAGTGCCCACCAGTTGTACCATGAGCTCAAAAGCCGTGAGTTGGTCAGCGATGAGTTTGCCGGCGGTACTATCGGCAATACCATTCACAACTACTCAATTCTCGCCGATGACAGATCTGTGCTCTTTGGCGTGATGAGCAAGAATATTGAAGTAGGCAGTTATGCCTACCGCTATCTGTGCAACACCTCGTCCAAGGTAGATCTTAACTACCTGCAGCCGGTTGAAGGCCCTATAGGTCGCTGTTTTACCCTGATCTCCGATGGCGGTGAGCGCACTTTTGCCATCAGCAAAGGCTCAATGGACAAGTTAAGCCCGGAGTTTATCGATAAAGAAGTGATTCAGGGCAGTTCTGCTTTGGTGTTGACTGCCTACCTGATGCGAGCCAGCGATGGCGATCAGATTGGTGAAGCGGCGTTGACCGCCATTCGCTACGCCCAGGAAGCCGAAGTGCCGGTAGTACTGACCTTGGGAACCCGCTTCCTGATTGCCGAAGATCCCAAGTGGTGGCAGGAGTTTATTCGCCAGCACGTTACTGTGCTGGCGATGAATGAAGATGAAGGTGAGGCGCTGACCGGATTTGCCGATCCTTTGCTGGCCAGTGAAGCGGCACTTGAATGGTGTGACATGGTACTGACCACAGCGGGTGCTTCGGGACTTTACACCGCCGGTTATACCAACGATGCCGAGAAACGCGAGACGGCTCATACTCTGCTTCCCGGTGCTATTCCTGAGTTCAACCGTTATGAGTTCTCCCGCCCGAAACTGAAAAAAGACTGTGACAAGCCCATCAAGGTGTATGCCCATATTTCGCCTTACATGGGCGGGCCGGAGAAGATTCACAATACCAATGGCGCCGGTGATGGCGCTCTGTCTGCCCTCTTGCATGACTTGGCGGCCAATACTTTCCATAAGACCAACGTGCCGGGCTCCAGCAAGCATAAACGCGATGGTTTGTGTTACTCCTCATTCTCGCAAATCTGTAAGTACGCCAACCGGGTGGCTTATGAAGTGCTGGCGCAGCATAGCCCACGCCTCTCCAGAGGTTTGCCTGAGCGGGAAGATAGCTTGGAAGAAGCCTACTGGGAGCGTTAA